The Halomonas sp. KG2 genome contains a region encoding:
- a CDS encoding sulfite exporter TauE/SafE family protein, whose amino-acid sequence MLPDYSVIAWLLIAFSVYLTGVSKGGFAGGFGTLSVPLMALAISPTQAAGLLLPLLLVMDVFAVKAWWGKQDATEVWRFVPGLFIGVTVGTLLFGSLSEQSLRLTLGVITLLFAAYMLLKPVAKQPISTRWALPAASVCGFTSFMAHAGAPPLNVYLLPRKLSKESFIATCAVTFAVVNAIKLAPYMWLGEINVTSAWASLLLVPVAWIGVRNGLWLQSRVNEALFYRLVILAMFLVGINLVWQAVS is encoded by the coding sequence ATGCTCCCCGACTACTCCGTGATCGCCTGGCTGCTGATCGCATTTTCCGTTTACCTAACCGGCGTTTCAAAAGGCGGTTTTGCGGGTGGTTTCGGCACGCTCTCGGTGCCACTCATGGCGCTGGCCATCAGCCCCACCCAAGCGGCAGGTCTGCTGCTACCGCTGCTGCTGGTGATGGACGTGTTTGCGGTGAAGGCGTGGTGGGGCAAGCAGGACGCCACTGAAGTCTGGCGCTTTGTGCCGGGCCTGTTTATCGGCGTGACGGTGGGCACGCTACTGTTTGGCAGCTTGAGCGAACAGAGCTTACGTCTGACGCTCGGCGTTATCACCTTGCTGTTCGCCGCTTACATGCTGCTTAAGCCCGTTGCCAAGCAACCGATCTCCACCCGCTGGGCACTGCCAGCGGCAAGTGTCTGCGGCTTTACTAGCTTTATGGCCCATGCGGGCGCGCCGCCGCTAAACGTTTATCTCCTGCCGCGCAAACTATCGAAAGAGAGCTTTATTGCCACTTGCGCGGTGACCTTTGCCGTAGTCAACGCGATCAAACTAGCGCCGTATATGTGGCTGGGTGAAATCAATGTCACCAGCGCCTGGGCGTCGTTGCTGTTGGTACCCGTCGCTTGGATCGGCGTGCGCAACGGGCTGTGGCTGCAAAGCCGCGTCAACGAAGCGCTATTTTACCGCCTCGTGATCCTGGCCATGTTCCTGGTGGGAATCAACCTAGTCTGGCAAGCGGTCAGCTAG
- a CDS encoding drug/metabolite transporter, which translates to MSPAALALVLFSVCMHAGWNVLGKRNAPSLAFFALAYGSGGALLLPLVWLGPSLAALPNAFWGWLALSGLCQMLYMGGLAWAYARGEVSVLYPIARALPVVLVPLVSIALLGNRALDVADGIGMALVVAGALCLPLSHPEARRLSTYLTPAMGFALLAAAGTVGYSLIDKQALALMQLAGHSSLTAGAVFMVLQAVMTLTWAIPLLMLLPTERRRLPAIRQQGLVMLVVTGLMMTCTYGLVLMALALTDEVSYVVALRQLSIPVGVLMGVLWLKEPASTAKAAGTLIMLSGLLLVAL; encoded by the coding sequence TTGAGTCCAGCCGCACTGGCGTTAGTACTGTTTTCGGTGTGTATGCATGCTGGGTGGAACGTGCTGGGTAAGCGCAATGCGCCGTCGCTGGCCTTTTTTGCCTTGGCTTACGGGTCAGGCGGTGCGTTGTTGCTGCCGCTAGTGTGGCTTGGGCCATCATTAGCGGCGCTACCCAATGCATTTTGGGGATGGCTGGCGCTGTCAGGGCTGTGCCAAATGCTCTATATGGGTGGCTTAGCCTGGGCTTATGCACGTGGGGAAGTCAGCGTTCTCTATCCCATCGCTCGGGCGCTGCCGGTGGTGCTTGTGCCGCTCGTATCCATTGCGCTGCTCGGCAACCGTGCGTTGGATGTGGCGGATGGCATTGGCATGGCCTTGGTGGTGGCGGGGGCACTCTGCCTGCCGCTAAGCCACCCAGAGGCGCGCAGGCTATCGACCTATTTAACACCAGCCATGGGGTTTGCACTGTTGGCAGCCGCAGGCACGGTGGGCTATTCGCTGATAGATAAGCAGGCACTGGCGTTGATGCAGCTAGCCGGTCATAGCAGTTTAACCGCCGGCGCGGTGTTTATGGTGTTACAAGCAGTGATGACCTTAACCTGGGCGATTCCTCTGCTGATGCTGCTACCCACGGAGCGTCGCCGGTTGCCCGCCATCCGCCAGCAAGGCCTGGTGATGCTGGTCGTCACAGGGCTGATGATGACCTGCACGTATGGCTTGGTACTCATGGCCCTGGCACTAACCGACGAAGTGAGTTACGTCGTGGCGCTGCGCCAGCTCTCTATTCCGGTGGGGGTATTAATGGGTGTGCTGTGGCTAAAAGAGCCTGCATCGACGGCAAAAGCTGCTGGTACATTGATCATGTTAAGTGGGCTGCTGCTGGTGGCACTTTAA
- a CDS encoding phosphonoacetaldehyde hydrolase, translating into MHYQSPQCLQAVICDWAGTLVDFGSFAPTQIFVEAFAELGVAISLEEARGPMGMGKWDHIHTLCNQPEIAERFLQAVGHLPTDADVTALYERFMPLQIAKIADHSAVIPGALDTLTWLRGQGLKIGSCSGYPAVVMEKVVALAADNGLKVDHVVATDEVPNGRPHPAQALANVIALGISDVAACIKVDDTAPGLLEGRSAGMWTVALTCSGNALGLSYDQYQALSDNERHAAHERVAAQFAPSKPHYSIATIAELPSVVDAINVRLQRGERP; encoded by the coding sequence ATGCACTATCAATCTCCTCAATGCCTACAGGCGGTGATTTGTGACTGGGCGGGTACGCTGGTCGATTTTGGCTCCTTCGCCCCGACCCAGATATTTGTCGAAGCCTTTGCCGAACTGGGTGTGGCGATCAGCCTAGAAGAAGCACGCGGCCCGATGGGCATGGGCAAATGGGATCATATCCACACGCTGTGCAATCAGCCTGAGATAGCCGAGCGCTTTCTCCAAGCAGTCGGCCACCTGCCGACTGATGCCGATGTGACGGCGCTTTATGAACGCTTTATGCCGCTGCAGATCGCCAAAATTGCCGATCATTCGGCGGTGATTCCTGGGGCGCTGGATACGCTCACTTGGTTGCGAGGGCAGGGGCTAAAGATCGGTTCGTGCTCCGGCTATCCGGCCGTGGTGATGGAAAAGGTGGTGGCGCTAGCCGCCGATAATGGCCTGAAGGTGGATCATGTGGTGGCCACCGATGAGGTACCCAACGGTCGCCCACACCCCGCCCAGGCGCTGGCCAATGTCATTGCGTTAGGCATCAGTGATGTTGCTGCCTGTATTAAGGTGGACGATACCGCCCCCGGACTACTTGAAGGGCGCAGTGCAGGAATGTGGACGGTCGCACTCACTTGCTCAGGCAACGCCTTGGGGCTGAGTTATGATCAGTATCAAGCGCTAAGCGATAACGAGCGTCATGCCGCCCACGAACGAGTAGCCGCACAGTTTGCTCCCTCAAAACCGCACTACAGCATTGCCACTATCGCCGAACTGCCAAGCGTTGTGGATGCCATTAATGTCCGTTTACAGCGAGGAGAGCGGCCTTGA
- a CDS encoding 2-aminoethylphosphonate--pyruvate transaminase — protein sequence MMNHSQVPYLLTPGPLTTSHATKAAMLQDWGSWDDDFNRVTADVRAQLLAMAEATSDVYACVPMQGSGTFAVESALACATDPDGKVLVLMNGAYGKRAAQLLDMMGRRYVTLDKGDYLPPQPDEVAALLQQDAEITAVFLVHCETSSGILNPLEAIAEVVRAHGKTLIVDAMSSFGGIPISLTTTPIDVLISSANKCIEGVPGFGFVIIRQTLLAAGKGRAHSLSLDLHGQWDYMERTGQWRFTPPTHTVVAFQAALAQHREEGGVTGRCARYTHNRNVLVKGMRALGFSTLLEDEWLSPIITTFLSPSDPAFEFKTFYAALKARGFLIYPGKLTDVDSFRIGCIGQLDVAVIEQLLSVIQDALTDMNVSLFTESRSA from the coding sequence ATGATGAATCATTCACAAGTGCCTTATCTCTTAACCCCAGGGCCACTAACCACCTCCCACGCGACCAAAGCAGCCATGTTGCAGGACTGGGGCTCCTGGGATGACGACTTTAATCGCGTCACTGCCGATGTGCGTGCGCAACTGCTTGCCATGGCCGAGGCGACAAGCGACGTCTATGCCTGCGTGCCGATGCAAGGCAGCGGCACGTTCGCCGTTGAAAGTGCGCTGGCCTGCGCAACCGACCCCGACGGCAAGGTGTTGGTGTTAATGAACGGCGCTTACGGCAAGCGGGCTGCTCAACTGCTCGATATGATGGGCCGCCGTTATGTGACGCTGGACAAAGGTGACTACCTACCACCGCAACCCGACGAAGTGGCGGCACTGCTACAGCAAGATGCTGAAATTACCGCAGTGTTCCTAGTTCACTGCGAAACCAGCTCCGGCATTTTGAACCCGCTGGAAGCCATCGCTGAGGTGGTACGCGCTCACGGAAAAACGTTGATCGTGGACGCCATGAGCTCGTTTGGAGGCATACCGATCAGTCTGACAACAACGCCTATTGATGTGCTGATTTCCTCAGCCAATAAGTGCATCGAAGGCGTACCGGGTTTTGGTTTTGTGATCATTCGCCAGACGCTACTTGCTGCTGGTAAGGGGCGCGCCCACTCGCTGAGCCTAGATTTACACGGCCAGTGGGACTACATGGAACGCACCGGCCAGTGGCGATTTACCCCGCCCACGCATACGGTGGTGGCCTTTCAAGCGGCGCTTGCCCAGCATCGGGAAGAGGGTGGTGTGACGGGGCGCTGCGCACGCTATACCCATAACCGTAATGTGCTGGTAAAAGGCATGCGGGCGTTAGGTTTCAGCACGCTTTTAGAAGATGAGTGGCTATCGCCGATCATCACCACCTTTTTGAGCCCTAGCGACCCTGCGTTTGAATTTAAGACGTTCTATGCAGCGCTGAAGGCGCGTGGCTTTTTGATCTATCCGGGCAAGTTAACTGACGTCGACAGTTTTCGCATCGGCTGTATTGGCCAATTGGATGTGGCGGTAATTGAGCAGTTACTCAGCGTTATTCAAGACGCCCTAACGGATATGAATGTTTCTCTCTTCACTGAATCAAGGAGTGCCTGA